One Cryobacterium psychrophilum DNA segment encodes these proteins:
- the crtI gene encoding phytoene desaturase family protein, with product MSDKKTAVVIGGGIAGLATASLLAREGLNVTLLEARSELGGRAGSWERDGFRFDTGPSWYLMPEVFDHFFRLLGTSSDEQLTLTRLDPGYRVFFEKHSDSVDIAADRATNLRTFERIEPGAAAALEKYLDSARDTYIVAVRRFLYSTFASFRTLLVPDVLTRTVRLARLLLQPLDRFVARAFTDNRLRQILGYPAVFLGSAPSMTPSLYHLMSHLDLEDGVYYPDGGFTEVIEAIARLAGNEGVDIVTGARATAISTSVTRGRTTVTGVRYTDSTGVARHANADIVVSTADLHHTETELLPEALRTYPEKWWEKKIAGPGAVLVYLGVRGTLPPLAHHSLFFTEDWAENFGRIFAQPTSVPDPASIYVCRPSATDGAVAPAGHENLFVLVPVPADPTIGGGGVNGEGDAMVEAVADTVIEQIADWAGIPDLAERIVLRRTVGPADFERDLNSWKGSALGPAHTLRQSAFLRGKNVSAKVDGLFYSGGTTVPGIGLPMCLISAELVIKRLRGDTSTPALPEPL from the coding sequence GTGAGCGACAAGAAAACAGCCGTCGTTATCGGCGGCGGCATCGCTGGCCTGGCAACCGCCTCTCTGCTGGCTCGAGAAGGACTCAACGTCACGCTGCTTGAAGCGCGCAGTGAACTCGGCGGTCGGGCGGGCAGCTGGGAGCGGGATGGTTTCCGCTTCGACACGGGGCCCTCCTGGTACCTGATGCCGGAAGTATTCGACCACTTCTTTCGCCTGCTCGGTACCTCCAGCGACGAACAGCTCACGCTCACCCGACTGGATCCCGGGTATCGCGTGTTCTTCGAGAAGCACTCTGACTCGGTGGATATCGCGGCCGACAGAGCCACGAACCTGCGGACTTTCGAGCGGATCGAACCGGGAGCGGCAGCCGCGCTCGAAAAATACCTCGACTCGGCACGAGATACCTACATCGTTGCGGTACGCCGTTTTCTGTACAGCACCTTCGCCTCGTTCCGAACCCTCCTCGTGCCTGATGTGCTGACGCGAACCGTTCGACTCGCCCGGCTGCTGCTGCAACCGCTCGATCGGTTCGTTGCCCGCGCGTTCACCGATAACCGCTTGCGCCAGATTCTCGGATATCCCGCCGTCTTCCTCGGATCGGCCCCGTCGATGACGCCGAGCCTCTATCACCTGATGAGCCACCTGGACCTCGAGGACGGTGTCTACTACCCGGATGGCGGGTTCACCGAGGTCATCGAGGCAATCGCGCGCCTCGCGGGCAACGAGGGGGTCGATATCGTCACCGGCGCTCGCGCGACCGCGATATCCACAAGCGTCACGCGCGGGCGCACCACCGTGACCGGAGTGCGGTACACCGATTCCACCGGAGTCGCGCGGCACGCAAACGCGGACATCGTGGTGTCGACGGCCGACCTGCACCACACGGAAACCGAGTTGCTCCCCGAAGCACTGCGCACGTATCCGGAGAAGTGGTGGGAGAAGAAAATCGCCGGCCCCGGAGCCGTCCTGGTGTACCTCGGGGTGCGTGGAACGCTGCCCCCACTCGCTCATCACAGCCTGTTCTTTACCGAGGATTGGGCCGAGAACTTCGGCCGCATCTTCGCCCAGCCGACCTCCGTTCCTGACCCCGCGTCAATCTATGTCTGCCGCCCGAGCGCAACGGATGGCGCGGTGGCACCGGCCGGGCACGAGAACCTCTTCGTTCTCGTTCCCGTACCGGCAGACCCGACGATCGGTGGGGGCGGAGTGAATGGTGAAGGTGACGCAATGGTCGAAGCCGTTGCCGACACGGTCATTGAACAGATCGCCGATTGGGCGGGCATTCCCGACCTGGCCGAGCGCATCGTGCTGCGGCGAACAGTGGGGCCGGCGGATTTCGAACGGGACCTGAACTCGTGGAAGGGCAGCGCGCTCGGCCCCGCGCACACCCTGCGTCAGAGCGCGTTCCTGCGTGGCAAGAACGTGTCCGCAAAAGTGGATGGTCTGTTCTATTCCGGCGGCACGACGGTTCCCGGGATCGGCCTGCCGATGTGCCTGATCAGTGCCGAACTTGTCATCAAGAGGCTGCGCGGGGATACCAGCACGCCGGCATTGCCGGAGCCGCTGTGA
- the coaA gene encoding type I pantothenate kinase produces the protein MSDPMFSVRNNGHATPFVELDRADWAALAPTTQLPLKETELVQLRGLGEPLDLSEVTDVYLPLSRLLNLYAAGARQLHRATSDFLGERAQRTPFVIGVAGSVAVGKSTIARLLREMLARWEDTPRVELVTTDGFLFPNAELARRGLMERKGFPEAYDRRALLRFVSAIKSGATEVRAPFYSHLTYDIVPDAQIVVRRPDILIVEGLNVLQPPAAGHGLAVSDLFDFTIYVDARTQDIARWYEERFLKLQRGAFANPRSYFHRYASLTEDEARARARSIWKSINEPNLLQNIRPTRSRATLVLRKDPTHLVSTVLLRKV, from the coding sequence ATGTCCGATCCGATGTTCAGCGTGCGCAATAACGGTCACGCTACCCCCTTCGTGGAACTCGACCGGGCCGATTGGGCGGCCCTCGCACCCACCACCCAGCTGCCGCTGAAAGAGACAGAACTCGTGCAACTGCGCGGGCTCGGCGAGCCGCTTGACCTCAGCGAGGTCACGGATGTCTACCTTCCGCTCAGTCGGCTGCTCAACCTCTACGCCGCCGGGGCCCGGCAACTGCACCGGGCCACGAGCGACTTTCTCGGTGAGAGAGCGCAACGCACGCCCTTCGTGATCGGCGTGGCGGGCTCAGTGGCCGTGGGCAAGTCCACGATTGCCCGCTTGCTGCGCGAGATGCTGGCACGCTGGGAGGACACTCCCCGGGTGGAGCTCGTCACCACCGACGGCTTCCTCTTTCCGAACGCCGAACTGGCTCGCAGAGGCCTGATGGAGCGTAAGGGTTTTCCGGAGGCCTACGATCGCCGGGCCCTCCTGCGCTTCGTGAGCGCCATCAAGAGCGGTGCGACCGAGGTTCGGGCGCCGTTCTACTCGCACCTCACCTATGACATCGTGCCCGACGCCCAGATCGTGGTGCGGCGGCCAGACATCCTCATCGTCGAGGGCTTGAACGTGCTGCAGCCGCCCGCGGCCGGACACGGCCTCGCCGTCAGTGACCTCTTCGACTTCACCATCTATGTGGATGCCCGCACCCAGGACATCGCCCGGTGGTACGAGGAGCGTTTCCTGAAACTGCAGCGCGGCGCCTTCGCCAACCCCAGGTCGTACTTTCACCGCTATGCCTCGCTCACCGAAGACGAGGCGCGAGCGCGGGCACGCAGCATCTGGAAGAGCATCAACGAACCCAACCTGTTGCAGAACATTCGCCCGACCAGGTCGCGGGCCACGCTCGTGCTGCGCAAGGACCCGACGCACCTGGTCTCCACCGTGCTGCTCCGCAAGGTTTAG
- a CDS encoding lycopene cyclase domain-containing protein produces MTYAWLSLIFLVVAAVVLLAALGSWRASRRTLLVRWRLPIVAAGVVVMILTAVFDNVMIQSGLMAYASGTTSGLLVGVAPVEDFAYPLAGLILLPSLWLLFGRRGADER; encoded by the coding sequence GTGACCTATGCATGGTTGAGCCTGATCTTCCTCGTGGTCGCCGCCGTGGTGTTGCTGGCCGCACTCGGCTCGTGGCGGGCGTCGCGGCGAACCCTTCTCGTTCGGTGGCGGCTGCCTATCGTGGCCGCGGGGGTGGTGGTGATGATCCTCACCGCCGTTTTCGACAACGTGATGATTCAGAGCGGATTGATGGCCTATGCGTCGGGCACCACGTCCGGTCTCCTCGTCGGCGTTGCACCGGTGGAGGACTTCGCCTACCCCCTCGCCGGGTTGATCCTGCTCCCGTCGCTGTGGCTTCTCTTCGGGAGGCGAGGCGCAGATGAGCGCTAA
- a CDS encoding lycopene cyclase domain-containing protein — protein MSLSYLVILVVVIGCMVLIDRRYRLFFWKDAPRAAAVLVIGVAFFLVWDLLGIYLGIFFRGETSFMTGVLLAPELPLEEPLFLAFLCYLIMVLIGGIEPAVSRVRERRS, from the coding sequence GTGAGCTTGAGCTACCTCGTGATTCTCGTGGTCGTGATCGGCTGCATGGTACTGATCGACAGGCGATACCGTCTCTTCTTCTGGAAGGATGCGCCGCGCGCGGCGGCGGTGCTGGTCATCGGGGTGGCGTTCTTCCTGGTTTGGGACCTGCTGGGAATTTATCTGGGAATCTTCTTCCGCGGTGAAACGAGCTTCATGACGGGCGTTCTCCTGGCACCGGAGCTGCCACTTGAGGAACCCCTCTTTCTTGCGTTCCTCTGCTACCTGATCATGGTGCTCATCGGCGGCATCGAGCCGGCTGTGAGCCGAGTCAGGGAGCGCCGATCGTGA
- a CDS encoding MFS transporter produces the protein MSNVTAPTVSTRRWAGLVFISIAVALIIVDSTIVNVSVPSIVRDLDITSTQVQWVQESYTLVFAALLLVFGTLADRYGRRRLLITGISVFAAASVLAALASSGNVLIGSRILQGVGGAMVLPTTLSLINATFRGKERGFAFAIWGSTIGGMVAVGPLLGGWLTTYYSWRWAFGINIPLAVIIIVGVLLCVAESKDAGPPRRLDVVGAALSIIASASLVFGLIEGRSYGWWLTNTAHAPVIGTWTWPFALSPIPITGAVTVVSGALFIWWGIRRQRAGKSTLLAFSLFAIPSFRNGNIAAMIVSLGEFGIILSLPLWLQNVLGYNALQTGFVLLALAIGSFFASGVAGAFSQKVTPVTLVQVGIAAEILGVTGLGLAIGSTASWVTIVPFLFVYGIGVGLATAQLTGVVLKDVPVDQSGQGSGTSSTARQIGSALGIAVLGTILFTSVGASLDTRLADQFPGLPESARSQIVDTVVVSAGGAIPGLVEENPEIGNAARDAFSDGTRYSALAAAGFLVFGLLATLRLSGARRPEDVERVLEEETVD, from the coding sequence ATGTCAAACGTTACGGCTCCCACCGTTTCCACCCGGCGCTGGGCCGGTCTGGTCTTCATTAGCATCGCCGTGGCGTTGATCATCGTTGATTCGACGATTGTCAACGTCTCGGTCCCGTCGATCGTGCGCGACCTGGACATCACCTCGACCCAGGTGCAGTGGGTGCAGGAGAGCTACACCCTCGTTTTCGCGGCCCTGCTGCTCGTCTTCGGAACGCTCGCGGATCGCTACGGCCGCCGGCGACTTCTGATCACCGGCATCAGCGTCTTCGCTGCGGCCTCCGTCCTCGCAGCCCTGGCCTCCTCCGGGAACGTACTCATTGGTTCCCGAATTCTTCAGGGCGTCGGTGGTGCCATGGTGCTGCCGACCACCCTGTCGTTGATCAATGCCACCTTCCGTGGCAAGGAACGTGGCTTCGCGTTCGCGATCTGGGGTTCGACCATCGGCGGCATGGTCGCGGTCGGTCCGCTTCTGGGCGGATGGCTGACCACGTACTACTCCTGGCGATGGGCGTTCGGCATCAACATTCCCCTCGCCGTGATCATCATCGTCGGGGTGCTCCTGTGCGTGGCGGAATCGAAAGACGCCGGCCCGCCGCGCCGCCTCGACGTTGTCGGTGCGGCCCTGTCCATCATCGCGAGCGCGTCCCTCGTCTTCGGCCTGATCGAGGGACGCAGCTACGGCTGGTGGCTCACCAACACCGCCCATGCTCCCGTCATCGGCACCTGGACGTGGCCGTTCGCGCTCTCACCGATCCCCATTACGGGTGCGGTCACCGTCGTGTCCGGCGCCTTGTTCATCTGGTGGGGCATCCGTCGTCAGCGCGCGGGCAAGAGCACGCTCCTGGCCTTCTCGCTGTTCGCGATTCCCTCGTTCCGAAACGGGAACATTGCAGCCATGATCGTCTCCCTCGGCGAATTCGGAATCATCCTGTCGCTGCCGCTCTGGCTGCAGAATGTGCTCGGCTACAACGCCCTGCAGACCGGATTCGTGCTGCTGGCACTGGCCATCGGTTCGTTTTTTGCCAGTGGAGTGGCGGGCGCATTCAGCCAGAAGGTGACGCCGGTCACCCTGGTACAGGTCGGAATTGCCGCCGAGATCCTGGGCGTCACCGGGCTCGGGCTGGCCATCGGCTCGACCGCATCGTGGGTCACCATCGTTCCGTTCCTCTTCGTGTACGGCATCGGGGTGGGCCTGGCCACGGCGCAGCTGACCGGAGTGGTACTCAAGGACGTGCCGGTGGACCAAAGCGGTCAGGGGTCCGGAACGTCCAGCACGGCCAGGCAGATCGGTTCGGCCCTCGGGATTGCCGTGCTCGGAACGATTCTCTTCACCTCGGTCGGGGCGTCCCTCGATACAAGGCTCGCCGATCAGTTCCCCGGGCTGCCAGAGTCCGCGCGAAGTCAGATCGTGGACACCGTGGTGGTCAGTGCCGGAGGGGCCATCCCCGGACTCGTGGAAGAGAACCCGGAGATCGGGAACGCCGCCAGGGACGCGTTCAGCGATGGCACCAGATACTCGGCGCTCGCCGCGGCCGGGTTCCTCGTCTTCGGTCTGCTTGCCACCCTTCGCCTGTCCGGTGCACGCCGGCCTGAGGACGTCGAACGTGTTCTCGAGGAAGAAACGGTCGACTGA
- a CDS encoding prenyltransferase, which yields MSANRTRRIMGALFLASRPVSWINTAFPFAAVYYLTVGEIDAALLVGTIFFLVPYNLAMYGINDVFDYESDLANPRKGGLEGAVLQRADHRLVLQVAVLTAVPFIIVLVLLGNPLSWLVLAVSLFAVAAYSVPGLRFKEKPFLDSITSSTHFVSPALYGLVLAGATLTFELLLLLIAVFLWGIASHAFGAVQDVVPDRAGGIRSVATVMGARWTVRFAMAAWAVAGLLMLPTTWPGPLAALLVLPYIATAMPFRSVSDEESEAANRGWKRFLWINYSVGFLITLLLIIYVRERP from the coding sequence ATGAGCGCTAACCGCACCCGCCGGATCATGGGTGCGCTGTTCCTGGCGTCGCGTCCGGTCAGCTGGATCAACACCGCGTTCCCTTTCGCTGCCGTCTACTACCTGACCGTCGGGGAGATCGATGCGGCCCTCCTGGTCGGAACAATCTTCTTTCTGGTGCCGTACAACCTCGCGATGTACGGAATCAACGATGTATTCGATTACGAATCGGACCTGGCCAATCCGCGCAAGGGCGGTCTCGAAGGCGCCGTGCTGCAACGCGCCGATCACCGGTTGGTCCTGCAGGTCGCGGTACTCACCGCCGTTCCCTTCATCATCGTGCTGGTCCTGCTGGGCAACCCGCTGTCCTGGCTGGTTCTGGCCGTCAGTCTCTTTGCCGTTGCCGCGTACTCCGTTCCGGGACTGCGCTTCAAGGAGAAGCCATTTCTGGATTCGATCACCTCCAGCACGCACTTCGTTTCGCCGGCCCTCTATGGACTCGTGCTGGCCGGTGCGACCCTCACCTTCGAGCTGCTGTTGCTCTTGATCGCTGTCTTCCTGTGGGGGATCGCGAGCCACGCCTTCGGTGCCGTGCAGGATGTGGTGCCGGATCGGGCCGGCGGCATCCGCTCGGTCGCCACCGTCATGGGCGCTCGCTGGACGGTGCGCTTCGCCATGGCGGCGTGGGCCGTTGCCGGTCTCCTGATGCTCCCCACCACGTGGCCGGGGCCGCTGGCCGCCCTTCTGGTGCTGCCCTACATTGCCACCGCGATGCCATTCCGCTCCGTCTCCGACGAAGAATCGGAAGCGGCCAACCGTGGCTGGAAACGCTTCCTCTGGATCAATTATTCGGTGGGTTTCCTCATCACTTTGCTGCTGATTATTTATGTACGTGAAAGGCCTTGA
- a CDS encoding MMPL family transporter — protein sequence MTDPTRRRDWNPPRWLRIVLPVVLLIIWLTAAAFGGPTFGKLSSVSSNDQAAFLPASAESTRVNEVQQKFTDSQAIPAIVLFVSDTTISPADLASYADVGLQLGAVTGVQAPQAPGAPAVVGPIPSEDGMAVEFIVPISDTEEVDTVVADLRAVADASTTSSTTAYVTGPAGLTADLVAAFAGIDGLLLLVAAGAVFLILLLVYRSIVLPFLVLFTSIFALSAAILLVYAFASWGWIQLSGQSQGILSILVIGAATDYSLLLVARYREALRQVESKWAAMARAWRAALEPIVASGATVIIALLCLLFSDLNSNRSLGPIAAIGIVFSLFASLTLLPVLLVLFGRVAFWPFRPRVGTDDTPARHSAVASFDGLQGVRGLWGRVGGLVARRPRVTWVASVLLLVACSLGLLQLQANGVAQTDIILTQSEAVDGQKVAAEHFPSGAGSPVVIVTDRGNADATLRAVESADGVSSAAIYTGNTGPGAPAEPVVRDGQVLINAVLSSQADSQTAEGVVRTLREDLPATDAGVLVGGVTAIALDTNTTAQSDLVRIIPIVLLVILAILMLLLRSIVAPVLLVASVVVSYAAALGVSAIVFNHVFDFPGADATVPLFGFVFLVALGVDYNIFLMTRVREETMRMGTRPGILRGLAMTGSVITSAGVVLAATFAALAVIPILFLVQIAFIVAFGVLLDTVIVRSLLVPAVSYDIGRAIWWPSKLGRDSLR from the coding sequence ATGACCGATCCAACTCGACGCCGTGACTGGAATCCACCGCGCTGGCTGCGAATTGTGCTGCCGGTGGTTCTTCTGATCATCTGGCTGACGGCCGCTGCCTTCGGCGGACCGACCTTTGGCAAGCTCTCCTCCGTGTCGAGCAATGATCAGGCCGCCTTCCTCCCGGCCAGCGCCGAATCCACCCGGGTGAACGAGGTGCAGCAGAAATTCACGGACTCACAGGCCATTCCCGCGATTGTGCTCTTCGTCTCCGACACCACGATTTCCCCGGCCGATCTCGCGTCCTACGCCGACGTGGGGCTGCAGCTCGGCGCGGTCACCGGGGTTCAAGCCCCGCAGGCGCCGGGCGCTCCCGCGGTGGTCGGACCGATTCCGTCGGAGGACGGCATGGCCGTCGAATTCATTGTGCCCATCAGCGACACGGAAGAGGTGGATACGGTTGTCGCCGACCTCCGTGCGGTCGCGGACGCGTCCACGACCTCGTCGACGACCGCCTATGTCACCGGTCCGGCGGGCCTCACGGCGGACCTGGTCGCCGCGTTTGCCGGAATCGACGGCCTCCTGCTCCTGGTGGCGGCCGGCGCCGTCTTCCTCATCCTCCTGCTGGTCTACCGCTCCATCGTGCTGCCGTTTCTCGTGCTGTTCACGTCGATCTTTGCACTGTCGGCCGCGATCCTGCTGGTGTACGCCTTCGCCAGCTGGGGGTGGATCCAGCTGAGCGGACAGAGCCAGGGCATCCTGTCGATCCTGGTGATCGGAGCGGCAACCGACTACTCCCTGCTTCTCGTGGCGCGGTACCGGGAAGCTCTCCGCCAGGTCGAGTCCAAGTGGGCGGCAATGGCACGCGCGTGGCGGGCGGCGCTCGAACCCATCGTGGCGTCCGGGGCGACCGTGATCATCGCCCTGCTCTGCCTGCTGTTCTCCGATCTGAACTCGAACCGGAGCCTGGGGCCCATCGCCGCGATCGGGATTGTCTTCTCGCTCTTCGCCTCGCTGACCCTCTTGCCCGTTCTGCTGGTTCTCTTCGGCCGCGTCGCTTTCTGGCCGTTCCGCCCGCGCGTCGGCACCGACGACACCCCCGCCCGGCACAGCGCCGTTGCGTCCTTTGACGGGCTGCAGGGTGTGCGGGGCCTGTGGGGACGGGTCGGAGGCCTCGTCGCGCGTCGACCGCGCGTCACCTGGGTCGCCTCCGTGCTGCTGCTCGTGGCCTGTTCGCTTGGCCTGTTGCAGCTGCAGGCGAACGGGGTGGCGCAGACCGACATCATCCTCACCCAGTCCGAAGCGGTCGACGGTCAAAAGGTGGCCGCTGAACACTTCCCCAGCGGTGCCGGAAGCCCGGTCGTCATCGTGACCGACCGAGGCAACGCGGATGCCACGCTGCGGGCCGTGGAGTCGGCCGACGGCGTCAGCTCGGCGGCGATCTACACCGGCAACACCGGCCCCGGCGCCCCGGCCGAGCCGGTCGTGAGAGACGGACAGGTGCTGATCAATGCCGTGCTCTCGTCACAGGCCGATTCCCAGACGGCCGAAGGTGTCGTACGCACCCTCAGGGAAGACCTCCCCGCGACGGATGCCGGTGTGCTGGTCGGCGGTGTGACCGCGATCGCACTGGACACCAACACGACCGCGCAAAGCGACCTCGTCAGGATCATTCCCATCGTTCTGCTGGTCATCCTGGCGATCCTCATGCTGCTGCTGCGTTCGATCGTGGCCCCGGTGTTGCTGGTGGCGAGCGTGGTCGTCTCCTATGCGGCCGCCCTCGGCGTGTCGGCAATCGTGTTCAATCACGTGTTCGACTTCCCGGGAGCGGATGCGACGGTGCCGCTGTTCGGCTTCGTCTTCCTGGTGGCGCTCGGGGTGGATTACAACATTTTCCTGATGACCAGGGTGAGGGAAGAGACGATGCGGATGGGCACGAGACCCGGAATCCTGCGTGGTCTTGCCATGACCGGGAGCGTCATCACCTCGGCCGGAGTCGTTCTGGCGGCCACGTTCGCGGCGTTGGCGGTGATCCCGATCCTGTTCCTGGTGCAGATTGCCTTCATCGTCGCATTCGGTGTGCTCCTCGACACGGTCATCGTGCGGTCTCTGCTCGTACCGGCCGTGTCCTATGACATCGGCCGTGCCATCTGGTGGCCGTCGAAACTCGGCCGGGACTCACTGCGCTAG